In one window of Nakamurella alba DNA:
- a CDS encoding helix-turn-helix domain-containing protein has protein sequence MAGFEQDAPHRQVRITPRGEAAGGNGEVQRTVTPVDDGLVVWLEREGTPQANDAIILERLSLAVRIRHGRSRHPSEHRRELGLLLDGSVAADERCTAAAGLGLLPTLCYRVVVAPLFAVWDKHPRGPEDVVPTAFGPLHAVVVAESVRAVEGSPTGIGASAPPEHLHRSFRSAVAALRLCDPPGVGSVSADDFGGLIPLIADQLDDGSLTDVAGLETLAAHPWAAPTLDAIVRTSSVRHAARVLGIHHSTMQTRLDTVTETLGWDPLDGLGRTRLGIAYLTWRLRHSRVLDLPAPRYD, from the coding sequence GTGGCCGGTTTCGAGCAGGATGCCCCGCACCGGCAGGTGCGGATCACCCCCCGCGGCGAGGCGGCCGGCGGAAACGGTGAAGTGCAACGCACCGTCACGCCGGTCGACGACGGCCTGGTGGTGTGGCTGGAGCGGGAGGGCACCCCGCAGGCCAACGATGCCATCATCCTGGAGCGGCTGTCGCTCGCCGTCCGGATCCGGCACGGCCGGAGCAGACATCCGTCCGAGCACCGGCGCGAACTCGGACTGCTGCTCGACGGGTCCGTCGCTGCCGACGAGAGATGCACGGCTGCCGCCGGTCTCGGGTTGCTGCCCACCCTGTGCTACCGGGTCGTGGTGGCGCCGCTGTTCGCGGTGTGGGACAAGCACCCGCGCGGGCCGGAGGACGTGGTGCCGACCGCGTTCGGCCCGTTGCACGCCGTGGTGGTCGCCGAATCGGTGCGAGCGGTGGAGGGCTCACCGACGGGCATAGGCGCCTCGGCGCCGCCCGAGCACCTGCACCGGTCGTTCCGGTCCGCCGTGGCGGCATTGCGCCTGTGCGATCCCCCCGGGGTCGGCTCGGTCTCCGCCGATGACTTCGGCGGGCTCATCCCGTTGATCGCCGATCAGCTCGACGACGGGAGCCTGACCGACGTCGCCGGCCTGGAGACACTCGCGGCGCACCCGTGGGCCGCCCCCACGCTGGATGCCATCGTCCGGACCTCTTCGGTGCGGCACGCTGCCCGGGTGCTGGGGATTCACCACTCGACCATGCAGACCAGGCTGGACACGGTGACCGAGACCCTGGGATGGGACCCGCTGGACGGCCTCGGACGGACCCGTCTGGGCATCGCGTACCTGACCTGGCGACTGCGCCACTCGCGTGTTCTCGACCTGCCCGCCCCGCGCTACGACTGA